Proteins co-encoded in one Flavobacterium sp. M31R6 genomic window:
- a CDS encoding MFS transporter, producing the protein MSQEKIKLGLKENWKQFWLLVFINALVGGMIGLERTLLPEIAEKEFHLSSTSIILSFIILFGLFKAITNYFAGTLANKFGRKKLLLYGWIIGIPVPFILIYANNWNWILFANILLGINQGLTWSSTVVMKMDLVGEKQRGFAMGLNEFAGYGTLGLVAYATSVIADNYGVRPYPFYIGIVIVILGTLLTWFFVKDTTGHVKKETEINNTIPLLKNTFTETSWLNKNLGSVTQAGLINNLNDAMIWGIIPILLAQRGFGIANIGIITATYPIVWGLGQLITGKLSDIYCKRDLLFWGMLLQGLAIVCLVFSTSIFHFVTISVLLGIGTAIVYPTFLSSIAENTNPEQRAKSIGVFRFWRDFGYVIGAILTGVLTNIFNIEFSIGFIGVLTIISATIIIYRMSCKITSKRLLKKYF; encoded by the coding sequence ATGAGCCAAGAAAAGATAAAATTAGGATTAAAAGAAAACTGGAAACAGTTTTGGTTATTGGTTTTTATCAATGCATTAGTAGGCGGAATGATAGGTTTAGAAAGAACATTATTGCCTGAAATTGCAGAAAAAGAATTTCATCTTTCTTCAACCTCTATCATTTTATCATTTATCATATTATTTGGATTATTTAAAGCAATAACCAATTATTTTGCTGGAACATTAGCCAATAAATTTGGCAGAAAAAAATTGCTTCTTTATGGTTGGATTATTGGAATTCCAGTTCCTTTCATTCTCATATATGCAAACAATTGGAACTGGATTTTATTTGCAAATATTTTATTAGGAATAAATCAAGGATTAACTTGGTCAAGTACGGTTGTAATGAAAATGGATTTAGTCGGCGAAAAACAGCGAGGTTTTGCAATGGGATTAAATGAATTTGCAGGCTATGGAACTTTAGGACTTGTTGCTTATGCAACAAGTGTAATAGCTGATAATTATGGAGTAAGACCTTATCCTTTTTATATTGGAATTGTAATTGTAATCCTTGGAACGTTATTGACGTGGTTTTTTGTAAAAGATACTACTGGACACGTTAAAAAAGAAACAGAAATAAACAATACAATTCCTCTATTAAAAAATACTTTTACAGAAACAAGTTGGTTAAATAAAAATTTAGGTTCAGTTACTCAAGCAGGATTAATAAATAATTTGAATGATGCAATGATTTGGGGTATAATTCCAATTTTATTAGCACAACGAGGATTTGGAATTGCCAATATTGGAATAATTACGGCTACTTATCCAATTGTTTGGGGTTTAGGACAACTAATAACAGGAAAACTTTCGGATATCTATTGCAAAAGGGATTTGCTGTTTTGGGGAATGTTGTTACAAGGTTTAGCCATAGTATGTTTGGTTTTCTCAACATCAATTTTTCATTTTGTAACTATTTCAGTCTTATTAGGAATTGGAACAGCAATTGTATATCCAACATTTTTATCTAGTATTGCCGAAAACACAAATCCAGAACAAAGGGCAAAAAGTATTGGCGTATTTCGCTTTTGGAGAGATTTCGGTTATGTTATTGGTGCTATATTGACTGGTGTTTTAACAAACATATTCAACATTGAGTTTTCAATTGGTTTTATTGGTGTATTAACTATTATTTCTGCAACAATTATTATTTATAGAATGTCTTGTAAAATAACTTCTAAAAGACTTTTAAAAAAATATTTCTAA
- a CDS encoding DsrE family protein: MKPLFIFVLMSLFTLNSFAQCVENSAKTNNPTSIGIVVYSNDVETIWNAIRFANFSKKQGDTVSIFLLGKGVELDNLVKTEKDLKEQTDAFLDNGGTILGCGTCLQSRNYDSPKVCKFSSMKELYQLVRENKIVMTF, translated from the coding sequence ATGAAACCACTATTTATTTTTGTGTTGATGAGTTTATTTACTCTCAATAGTTTCGCACAATGTGTCGAAAATTCTGCTAAAACTAATAATCCAACAAGTATTGGAATTGTAGTTTATTCCAATGATGTAGAAACTATTTGGAATGCAATTCGTTTTGCCAATTTTTCAAAAAAGCAAGGAGATACAGTAAGTATTTTTCTTTTAGGAAAAGGTGTTGAATTAGATAATTTAGTAAAAACAGAAAAAGATTTAAAAGAACAAACAGATGCTTTTTTAGATAATGGAGGTACAATTTTAGGATGTGGCACTTGCTTACAAAGTAGAAATTATGATAGTCCGAAAGTTTGTAAGTTTTCTTCAATGAAAGAATTGTATCAACTTGTACGTGAAAATAAAATTGTAATGACATTTTAA
- a CDS encoding PRTRC system ThiF family protein, with protein MNTEKLKVHFTDNYLISPTNPIAVNLIGAGGTGSKVLTALMEMNHSLIELGHAGLRVRLWDDDIVTNANLGRQRFAESETGLYKSVALINRANRFSGTNWKAETVKFEKDSLGRIPEEAQATIYITCVDNVQARFGVAEILKEISNRRHHRDEPKYWLDFGNSQHTGQVLLSTIGNIPQPNSDKYETVASLPTITEEFGELLKQSEQDDDTPSCSLAEALEKQELFINSSLTQMGCSLLWSLFRYGMTPYRGFFHNLKDFRTHPIKVA; from the coding sequence ATGAATACCGAGAAACTAAAAGTACATTTTACAGATAACTATCTGATAAGCCCGACCAATCCCATTGCGGTAAATCTAATCGGTGCAGGTGGTACAGGCTCAAAGGTTTTAACCGCTTTAATGGAAATGAACCACAGCTTAATCGAATTGGGACACGCAGGCTTACGTGTCCGCCTATGGGATGATGACATTGTGACCAATGCCAATTTAGGGAGACAGCGTTTTGCTGAAAGTGAAACAGGGTTATACAAATCCGTTGCACTCATTAACCGTGCAAACCGCTTTTCAGGGACAAATTGGAAAGCCGAAACCGTAAAGTTTGAAAAGGACAGTTTGGGCAGAATTCCCGAAGAAGCACAGGCAACTATTTACATTACCTGCGTGGACAATGTACAGGCGAGGTTTGGTGTTGCTGAAATACTGAAAGAAATAAGCAACCGCAGACACCACAGGGACGAACCAAAATATTGGTTGGATTTTGGCAACAGCCAGCATACAGGACAAGTGCTACTATCTACCATAGGAAACATTCCTCAACCCAATTCGGACAAATATGAAACGGTGGCAAGCCTGCCAACGATTACGGAAGAATTTGGAGAACTATTGAAGCAGTCCGAACAGGACGACGACACGCCAAGTTGTAGTTTAGCGGAAGCACTGGAGAAACAGGAGTTGTTCATTAATTCTTCTTTAACCCAGATGGGCTGTTCACTTTTATGGAGCTTATTTCGATATGGTATGACACCGTATAGAGGATTTTTTCACAATCTGAAGGACTTTCGTACCCACCCCATAAAAGTCGCCTGA